One Gammaproteobacteria bacterium genomic window carries:
- a CDS encoding NAAT family transporter — MDLLLGTFVVLLVVIDPIGLAPLFVALARNQTRAQQRRTAVQSILFATGMLLVFFFIGDALLRTLGIGLPAFRIAGGALLFLLAIDMVFARHSGLRSTTAREQEEAVTRSDITVFPLAFPLIAGPGSLTTVLLMASSWGSRAEFFGMLAVLLSVLLLALLSLLAAPYLMRLLGETGANVVSRLLGLILAALAVQYMLDGIVMSLTGQP; from the coding sequence AGGTCTCGCGCCGCTGTTCGTCGCGCTCGCCCGCAACCAGACCCGCGCCCAGCAGCGCCGCACCGCCGTGCAGAGCATCCTGTTCGCGACCGGCATGCTGCTGGTCTTCTTCTTCATCGGCGACGCCCTGCTGCGCACGCTCGGGATCGGCCTGCCCGCCTTCCGCATCGCCGGCGGGGCCCTGCTGTTCCTGCTCGCGATCGACATGGTCTTCGCCCGCCATTCGGGCCTGCGCTCCACCACCGCGCGCGAACAGGAGGAGGCGGTTACCCGCAGCGACATTACGGTCTTTCCCCTCGCCTTTCCGCTCATCGCAGGCCCGGGGTCGCTCACCACGGTACTGCTCATGGCCTCGTCGTGGGGCAGCAGGGCCGAGTTCTTCGGCATGCTGGCGGTGCTGTTGTCGGTGCTGCTGCTGGCCCTGCTGTCGCTGCTCGCCGCGCCCTACCTCATGCGCCTGCTGGGCGAAACGGGCGCCAACGTGGTCAGCCGCCTGCTCGGGCTGATCCTGGCCGCGCTCGCGGTGCAATACATGCTGGACGGTATCGTCATGAGCCTGACGGGCCAGCCGTAA
- a CDS encoding diacylglycerol kinase, translated as MGKRGYTGLTRLVHATGFSIKGFAAAWQFESAFRQEVALFIVAAPLGWWLGETGVERALLIGSILFVLVVELLNSAVEAAIDRISDEEHALSGRAKDIGSAAVFLALALAAVVWALVLLD; from the coding sequence ATGGGCAAACGCGGTTACACCGGTCTGACGCGCCTGGTCCACGCGACCGGTTTTTCAATCAAGGGCTTCGCGGCGGCCTGGCAGTTCGAGTCCGCCTTCCGCCAGGAGGTCGCGCTGTTCATCGTCGCCGCGCCTCTGGGCTGGTGGCTGGGCGAGACCGGCGTCGAACGCGCGCTGCTGATCGGCAGCATCCTCTTCGTGCTCGTGGTGGAGCTGCTCAACTCCGCGGTGGAGGCGGCGATAGACCGCATCAGCGACGAGGAGCATGCGCTGTCCGGCCGCGCGAAGGACATCGGGTCGGCGGCGGTGTTCCTGGCGCTGGCGCTGGCGGCTGTGGTGTGGGCGCTGGTTTTGCTAGACTAG
- a CDS encoding DUF2721 domain-containing protein, translating into MDAPISGIAHSIQLAVAPVFLLAGIGGLLGVLTNRIGRIIDRSRNLRDQIPSSTEARGAELRDELGLLARRARLVNSAIALCTASALLVCLVVAVLFLGSFITHSMATPIALLFIGAMLCLIAALLLLMREILLSTARLRIGV; encoded by the coding sequence ATGGACGCCCCGATCAGCGGCATCGCCCACTCGATCCAGCTCGCCGTCGCGCCGGTGTTTCTGCTCGCCGGGATCGGCGGCCTGCTCGGAGTACTCACCAACCGCATCGGACGCATCATCGACCGCAGCCGCAACCTGCGGGACCAGATCCCCTCGAGCACCGAGGCCCGGGGCGCCGAGCTGCGCGACGAGCTCGGACTGCTGGCACGGCGCGCGCGCCTGGTCAACAGCGCGATCGCCCTGTGCACGGCTAGCGCGCTGCTGGTATGCCTGGTGGTCGCCGTGCTGTTCCTCGGTTCCTTCATCACGCACAGCATGGCGACGCCGATCGCACTGCTGTTCATCGGGGCGATGCTGTGCCTGATCGCGGCGTTGTTGCTGCTGATGCGGGAGATCCTGCTGTCTACGGCCCGGCTGCGTATCGGCGTATGA
- a CDS encoding thioredoxin domain-containing protein gives MHETADGTNRLGGETSPYLLQHAHNPVQWYPWGDEALARAAHEDKPILLSIGYSACHWCHVMAHESFEDPATAEQMNRLFINVKVDREERPDLDKIYQLAHQMLAHRSGGWPLTMFLTPGSLIPFFGGTYFPRVPRYGMPAFGEVLERIAAFYREHRKDLEAQNAELMTVFTSLGTRAPADHAATLEASVLDMARNQLGHSFDPVQGGFGQAPKFPHPSNIERMLRHWAASKRRGQPDDQALHMAVFTLEKMARGGIYDHLGGGFCRYAVDGQWMIPHFEKMLYDNAQLLPLYAQAWRAIGTPLFRRAALETADWVVREMQAPAGGYYSALDADSEGEEGKYYVWSRDEARSLLDDAEYRVFATRFGLDRDANFEGHWHLRIASTVTEIARAHGEAEELIRKRLDAARTKLLAARQKRVPPGCDDKVLTAWNALMVRGMAVAARQLEEPGLLDSAERALAFIREHLWNDGRLLATCRDGRAHLRAYLDDYAFLLDALLELLQARWRSADLDFSVQLAEALLAHFEDRDVGGFFFTAHDHETLIHRPKPFGDDALPAGNAVAARALGRLGHLLGEARYLDAAERTLRAAWPQLAELPYAHNAMLDALEEYLEPPLLVLIRAGAEEGAEWLRVARSAGDPDLLAFAIPHDAGVLPGVLGTRRAEERRAIAYVCRGASCSAPAGNPAELLARLQEPR, from the coding sequence ATGCACGAGACCGCCGACGGAACCAACCGCCTCGGGGGAGAAACCAGTCCCTACCTGCTGCAGCACGCGCACAATCCGGTGCAGTGGTACCCCTGGGGTGATGAAGCGCTTGCACGCGCCGCGCACGAGGACAAGCCGATCCTGCTGTCCATCGGCTACTCGGCCTGCCACTGGTGCCACGTGATGGCGCACGAATCGTTCGAGGATCCCGCCACCGCCGAGCAGATGAACCGGCTCTTCATCAATGTGAAGGTCGACCGCGAGGAGCGGCCCGACCTCGACAAAATCTATCAGCTCGCACACCAGATGCTGGCGCACCGTTCCGGCGGCTGGCCGCTCACCATGTTCCTGACGCCCGGCAGCCTGATACCGTTCTTCGGCGGGACCTATTTTCCGCGTGTGCCGCGCTACGGCATGCCCGCCTTCGGCGAGGTCCTCGAACGCATCGCCGCGTTCTACCGCGAGCACCGCAAGGACCTCGAGGCGCAGAACGCGGAGCTGATGACGGTGTTTACCTCGCTCGGCACGCGCGCGCCGGCGGATCACGCGGCGACGCTCGAGGCCTCGGTGCTCGACATGGCGCGCAACCAGCTCGGGCACAGCTTCGATCCCGTGCAGGGCGGCTTCGGCCAGGCACCCAAGTTCCCCCATCCGAGCAACATCGAGCGGATGCTGCGCCATTGGGCCGCCTCGAAACGGCGCGGCCAGCCCGATGACCAGGCCCTGCACATGGCCGTGTTCACACTGGAAAAGATGGCGCGTGGCGGCATCTATGATCACCTCGGCGGCGGCTTCTGCCGCTATGCGGTGGACGGGCAGTGGATGATCCCGCATTTCGAGAAGATGCTGTATGACAACGCACAGCTGCTCCCGCTCTATGCACAGGCCTGGCGCGCCATCGGCACGCCCCTGTTCCGGCGCGCCGCGCTCGAGACCGCCGACTGGGTCGTGCGCGAGATGCAGGCGCCCGCGGGCGGATATTATTCAGCGCTCGACGCGGACAGTGAAGGCGAGGAAGGAAAGTACTACGTGTGGTCGCGTGACGAGGCGCGCTCCCTGCTCGACGACGCCGAGTACCGGGTCTTCGCGACCCGTTTCGGTCTCGACCGCGACGCGAATTTCGAGGGGCACTGGCACCTGCGCATCGCATCGACGGTGACCGAAATCGCGCGCGCTCACGGCGAGGCCGAGGAGCTCATCCGGAAGCGGCTCGACGCGGCGCGGACCAAGCTGCTCGCCGCGCGGCAGAAGCGCGTGCCGCCCGGATGCGACGACAAGGTCCTGACGGCGTGGAACGCCCTCATGGTGCGGGGCATGGCGGTCGCCGCGCGCCAGCTGGAGGAACCCGGCCTGCTCGACTCCGCCGAGCGCGCCCTCGCGTTCATCCGCGAACACCTGTGGAACGACGGCCGCCTGCTGGCGACCTGCAGGGATGGCCGGGCGCACCTGCGCGCCTATCTGGATGACTACGCCTTCCTGCTCGACGCCCTGCTCGAACTGCTGCAGGCACGCTGGCGCAGCGCCGATCTCGACTTCTCCGTGCAGCTTGCGGAGGCGCTGCTCGCGCATTTCGAGGACCGCGATGTCGGCGGCTTCTTCTTCACCGCGCACGATCACGAAACGCTGATCCACCGCCCCAAGCCCTTCGGCGACGACGCCCTGCCCGCCGGCAACGCCGTGGCCGCGCGCGCGCTGGGCCGGCTCGGCCATCTGCTCGGCGAGGCGCGCTACCTGGACGCGGCGGAACGGACCTTGCGCGCGGCCTGGCCGCAGCTGGCGGAGCTGCCCTATGCGCACAACGCCATGCTGGACGCGCTGGAGGAATACCTGGAGCCGCCGCTGCTGGTGCTGATCCGCGCCGGCGCTGAGGAAGGAGCGGAGTGGCTGCGCGTCGCGCGCTCCGCCGGCGACCCGGACCTGCTCGCCTTTGCCATCCCGCACGATGCCGGCGTGCTGCCGGGCGTACTCGGCACCCGCCGCGCCGAGGAACGGCGCGCGATCGCCTACGTGTGCCGCGGCGCGAGCTGCTCGGCTCCGGCGGGCAATCCGGCGGAACTGCTCGCCCGTCTCCAGGAACCGCGTTAG
- the gcvPB gene encoding aminomethyl-transferring glycine dehydrogenase subunit GcvPB gives MSLIFEHSAPARRAALQAPAADNTALADIPAAFLRREAPLLPEVSELQVVRHYTRLSQKNFSIDTHFYPLGSCTMKYNPRACNTLASLPGLLRRHPLAPEQFSQGFLACMFELQEMLKEVTGMRAVSLTPMAGSQGEFAGVAMIRAYHTARGDHARDEILVPDAAHGTNPATAVMCGYKAREIPTNAEGDVDLDALRAAVGPRTAGLMLTNPSTLGVFERRIKEIAGIVHAAGGLLYYDGANLNAILGKVRPGDMGFDVIHLNLHKTFSTPHGGGGPGAGPVGVGEKLRPFLPVPMVGQANGAYHWITEKECPQTIGRLSAFAGNAGILMRAYIYARLLGREGMQRVAEYATLNANYMAARLKERGFELAFPQRRATHEFIVTMRREAKTLHVNAMDFAKRLLDYGFHAPTTYFPLLVPECLLIEPTETEDKATLDAFIDALADIRAEAEAAPDTVTGAPHTMPVRRLDDVRAARELDLAWKPAAGAR, from the coding sequence ATGAGCCTGATATTCGAACACTCCGCGCCCGCGCGCCGCGCCGCCCTGCAGGCGCCGGCGGCGGACAACACGGCACTTGCCGACATCCCGGCCGCCTTTCTGCGCCGCGAGGCGCCGCTGCTGCCCGAGGTCTCCGAGCTGCAGGTGGTGCGCCACTACACCCGGCTGTCGCAGAAGAATTTCTCCATCGACACGCATTTCTACCCGCTCGGTTCCTGCACCATGAAGTACAATCCGCGCGCCTGCAACACGCTGGCGAGCCTGCCGGGACTGCTGCGGAGGCATCCGCTCGCGCCGGAGCAATTCAGCCAGGGTTTCCTCGCCTGCATGTTCGAGCTGCAGGAGATGCTGAAGGAGGTGACCGGCATGCGGGCGGTCTCGCTGACGCCGATGGCCGGCTCGCAGGGCGAGTTCGCCGGCGTCGCCATGATCCGCGCCTATCACACCGCGCGCGGCGACCACGCGCGCGACGAGATCCTGGTGCCGGACGCGGCGCATGGCACCAATCCCGCCACCGCGGTGATGTGCGGTTACAAGGCGCGCGAGATTCCGACCAACGCCGAGGGCGACGTCGACCTCGACGCGCTGCGCGCGGCGGTGGGCCCGCGCACGGCAGGCCTGATGCTGACCAATCCATCGACGCTGGGAGTGTTCGAGCGCCGCATCAAGGAGATCGCGGGTATCGTGCACGCGGCGGGCGGCCTGCTCTACTACGACGGCGCCAATCTGAACGCCATCCTCGGCAAGGTGCGGCCGGGCGACATGGGCTTCGACGTCATCCACCTCAATCTGCACAAGACCTTCTCGACGCCGCACGGCGGCGGCGGGCCGGGCGCGGGACCGGTCGGCGTGGGCGAGAAGCTGCGGCCGTTCCTGCCGGTGCCGATGGTGGGCCAGGCGAACGGCGCCTACCACTGGATCACCGAAAAAGAGTGTCCGCAGACCATCGGGCGGCTGTCGGCCTTCGCCGGCAACGCCGGTATCCTGATGCGCGCCTACATCTATGCGCGCCTGCTCGGGCGCGAAGGCATGCAGCGGGTGGCGGAGTACGCCACGCTCAATGCCAACTACATGGCCGCGCGCCTGAAGGAGCGCGGCTTCGAGCTGGCCTTTCCGCAGCGGCGTGCGACGCACGAGTTCATTGTCACGATGCGGCGCGAGGCAAAGACCCTGCACGTCAATGCGATGGATTTCGCCAAGCGCCTGCTCGATTACGGCTTCCATGCGCCGACCACCTATTTCCCGCTGCTCGTGCCCGAGTGCCTGCTGATCGAGCCGACGGAGACCGAGGACAAGGCGACACTGGACGCCTTCATCGACGCCCTGGCGGACATCCGCGCCGAGGCGGAGGCGGCGCCGGACACGGTGACGGGCGCGCCGCATACGATGCCGGTGCGCCGCCTGGACGACGTGCGCGCCGCGCGCGAGCTCGACCTCGCGTGGAAGCCGGCGGCGGGAGCACGCTGA
- the gcvT gene encoding glycine cleavage system aminomethyltransferase GcvT, protein MGHRTPLYNEHVRHGAKIVDFAGWDMPLNYGSQIEEHRHVRSDAGMFDVSHMTVTDVTGARTIDYLRHMFANDVGRLDAGKALYTCMLNERGGVIDDLIVYRLNDQHYRLITNAATRDKDLAWLRQHAAAFGATLEERTDGALIAVQGPRARDKVHAVLKDDAARAAVAALGTFRSVQVGQMFVSRTGYTGEDGYEILLPAGHAPAFWQALHAAGVKPIGLGARDTLRLEAGMALYGSDMDETVTPLESGLAWTVAWNPPERAFIGRAPIEADRARPARKTIGLVLREGGVLRAHQQVYVGDRLVGEITSGSFSPFLQCSVALARVSSEVANDCAVDIRGRRLAAQVVTPPFVRHGKSCIAPA, encoded by the coding sequence ATGGGTCACAGGACGCCACTCTATAACGAGCACGTGCGCCACGGCGCGAAGATCGTCGATTTCGCGGGCTGGGACATGCCGCTGAATTACGGTTCGCAGATCGAGGAGCACCGCCACGTGCGCAGCGACGCCGGCATGTTCGACGTCTCGCACATGACCGTGACCGACGTGACCGGTGCGCGCACCATCGACTACCTGCGCCATATGTTCGCCAACGACGTCGGCCGGCTGGACGCCGGGAAGGCGCTCTACACCTGCATGCTGAACGAGCGCGGCGGCGTGATCGACGACCTGATCGTCTACCGCCTGAATGACCAGCACTACCGGCTGATCACCAATGCCGCCACGCGCGACAAGGACCTGGCCTGGCTTCGGCAGCACGCCGCCGCGTTCGGCGCGACACTGGAGGAGCGCACGGACGGCGCACTGATCGCGGTGCAGGGCCCGCGCGCGCGCGACAAGGTGCATGCCGTCCTGAAGGACGATGCCGCGCGCGCCGCGGTCGCGGCGCTCGGCACGTTTCGCTCGGTCCAGGTCGGACAGATGTTCGTCTCGCGCACCGGGTATACCGGCGAGGACGGTTACGAGATCCTGCTCCCGGCCGGACATGCGCCCGCCTTCTGGCAGGCGCTGCACGCGGCCGGGGTGAAGCCCATCGGACTCGGGGCGCGCGACACCCTGCGGCTGGAGGCGGGCATGGCCCTGTACGGCTCCGATATGGACGAGACGGTGACTCCGCTCGAGAGCGGGCTGGCCTGGACGGTGGCGTGGAATCCGCCGGAGCGCGCGTTCATCGGCCGCGCGCCCATCGAGGCGGACCGCGCGCGTCCGGCGCGCAAGACGATCGGCTTGGTGCTGCGCGAAGGCGGCGTACTGCGCGCGCACCAGCAGGTCTACGTCGGCGACCGTCTCGTCGGCGAGATCACCAGCGGCAGTTTTTCGCCCTTCCTGCAATGCTCCGTCGCGCTCGCGCGGGTCAGCAGCGAGGTGGCGAACGACTGCGCGGTCGACATCAGGGGACGTCGCCTTGCCGCGCAGGTGGTGACGCCGCCCTTCGTGCGTCACGGCAAGAGCTGCATCGCGCCGGCCTAG
- the tpx gene encoding thiol peroxidase, with protein sequence MATVTLKGTAVNTSGELPATGSRAPDFVLTDTALRDRTLAEYAGRRKLLYIFPSIDTSVCAASTRRFNELATGNNAVLLMISADLPFAHKRFCEAEDLKNITTLSLMRSRKFADDYGVLITDGPLAGVTARAVVVLDENDRVLYTELVPEIAQHPDYDKAVAALR encoded by the coding sequence ATGGCAACCGTGACTTTGAAGGGGACTGCGGTGAACACAAGCGGCGAACTGCCCGCGACGGGGAGCCGTGCGCCCGACTTCGTGCTGACCGACACCGCGCTGCGCGACCGTACCCTGGCGGAGTACGCCGGACGCAGGAAACTGCTTTATATCTTTCCCAGCATCGACACCTCGGTGTGCGCGGCCTCGACGCGGCGCTTCAACGAACTGGCCACCGGCAACAACGCCGTGTTGCTGATGATCTCGGCGGATCTCCCTTTCGCGCACAAGCGCTTCTGCGAGGCGGAGGATCTCAAGAACATCACCACGCTCTCCCTGATGCGCTCGCGCAAATTTGCCGATGATTACGGCGTGCTGATCACGGATGGACCGCTGGCGGGCGTAACAGCGCGCGCGGTGGTGGTGCTGGATGAAAACGATCGCGTGCTCTACACCGAGCTGGTGCCCGAGATCGCACAGCATCCCGATTACGACAAGGCGGTCGCAGCCCTGCGCTGA
- a CDS encoding SIMPL domain-containing protein (The SIMPL domain is named for its presence in mouse protein SIMPL (signalling molecule that associates with mouse pelle-like kinase). Bacterial member BP26, from Brucella, was shown to assemble into a channel-like structure, while YggE from E. coli has been associated with resistance to oxidative stress.), giving the protein MTRLLLTSLFSLLACLGAAHADETGTALDRVEFQTQAVREVDNDLMRVVLAVEKENADPARLADEINRTMDWALQQARAETGVRSRSGAYHTFPIYDQRRIARWRAVQELILESEQDTVLNGLVGRLQERLQVRSMSFGVSERLRARVEQELTGEALDNFRQRAQAITERLGASGYDIVRVQLQDNAGAPPMPMQTMARMLKAEDTAVASEAGTSQLSVGVYAVIQLRR; this is encoded by the coding sequence ATGACCAGACTGCTGCTCACATCCCTGTTCTCCCTGCTGGCCTGTCTAGGCGCGGCGCACGCCGACGAGACCGGGACGGCGCTCGACCGCGTCGAATTCCAGACGCAGGCGGTGCGCGAGGTCGACAATGACCTGATGCGCGTGGTGCTGGCGGTGGAGAAGGAGAATGCGGATCCCGCGCGCCTGGCGGACGAGATCAACCGCACGATGGACTGGGCGCTGCAGCAGGCGCGCGCGGAGACCGGGGTACGCAGCCGCAGCGGCGCCTACCACACCTTCCCGATCTACGATCAGCGGCGCATCGCGCGCTGGCGCGCCGTGCAGGAGTTGATCCTGGAAAGCGAGCAGGACACCGTGCTCAACGGGCTTGTCGGCCGGCTGCAGGAACGCCTGCAGGTGCGCTCGATGAGCTTCGGCGTGTCGGAGCGGTTGCGGGCGCGCGTCGAACAGGAGCTGACCGGCGAGGCGCTGGACAACTTCAGACAGCGCGCGCAGGCGATTACCGAACGACTCGGCGCGTCCGGCTACGACATTGTGCGGGTGCAGCTGCAGGACAACGCCGGCGCGCCGCCCATGCCGATGCAAACCATGGCGCGCATGCTGAAGGCGGAGGACACCGCCGTCGCGAGCGAGGCGGGCACCAGCCAGCTCAGCGTCGGCGTCTACGCCGTAATCCAGCTGCGTCGCTGA
- a CDS encoding carbohydrate kinase family protein, giving the protein MTALICGSFAYDSIMIFPDRFKRHILPDKIHMLNVSFMVPQMRREFGGCAGNIAYNLQLLGGDGLPMGAVGKDFEPYARWMDRNGVSRALITEFHDTYTAQAYITTDLDDNQITAFHPGAMELSHENRVPLDRGITLGIISPDGRDGMLQHAAQFFEAGIPFIFDPGQGLPMFNGDELREFLRMATYLTVNDYEAQIVQERTGLSPHEMAAQVKAVFITRGAQGSRIYTENREIDIPPVKPAGVMDPTGCGDAYRAGLLHGLMLGKDLPTAARIASLMGTIKIEHPGTQNHRFTPEEFAARYRAAFGSAI; this is encoded by the coding sequence ATGACGGCCCTGATCTGCGGTTCCTTCGCCTACGACTCCATCATGATCTTTCCGGACCGCTTCAAGCGGCACATCCTGCCGGACAAGATCCACATGCTGAACGTGTCGTTCATGGTGCCGCAGATGCGCCGCGAATTCGGCGGCTGCGCCGGCAACATCGCCTACAACCTGCAGCTGCTCGGCGGCGACGGCCTGCCGATGGGCGCCGTCGGCAAGGACTTCGAGCCCTACGCGCGCTGGATGGACCGCAACGGCGTCAGTCGCGCGCTGATCACGGAATTCCACGATACCTACACCGCGCAGGCCTATATCACCACAGACCTCGACGACAACCAGATCACCGCCTTCCACCCCGGCGCGATGGAGCTGTCGCACGAGAATCGCGTGCCGCTCGACCGCGGCATCACCCTCGGCATCATCTCGCCGGACGGGCGTGACGGCATGCTGCAGCACGCCGCGCAGTTCTTCGAGGCCGGCATCCCGTTCATCTTCGATCCCGGCCAGGGGCTCCCGATGTTCAACGGCGACGAGCTGCGCGAGTTCCTGCGCATGGCCACCTACCTGACGGTCAACGACTACGAGGCGCAGATCGTACAGGAGCGCACCGGCCTGTCGCCGCACGAGATGGCGGCGCAGGTGAAGGCGGTGTTCATCACGCGCGGCGCCCAGGGTTCGCGCATCTACACCGAAAACAGGGAGATCGATATCCCGCCGGTGAAGCCGGCCGGGGTGATGGATCCGACCGGCTGCGGCGACGCCTACCGCGCCGGCCTGCTGCACGGCCTGATGCTGGGCAAGGACCTGCCCACCGCGGCGCGCATCGCCTCGCTGATGGGCACCATCAAGATCGAGCACCCGGGCACACAGAACCATCGCTTCACGCCGGAGGAGTTCGCGGCGCGTTATCGCGCCGCCTTCGGTTCCGCTATCTGA
- the gcvH gene encoding glycine cleavage system protein GcvH, translating into MSEIPAELRYTKTHEWVEDEGDGTVKVGITDHAQDLLGDMVFVELPEVGSAVSAGQECAVVESVKAASDVYSPVAGEVVEVNELLADNPDLVNKDPYGEGWIMRIQLDGAEGGNLIDAEDYSAFITEEDE; encoded by the coding sequence ATGAGTGAAATACCCGCGGAATTGAGATATACCAAGACCCACGAATGGGTCGAGGACGAGGGCGACGGCACGGTCAAGGTCGGCATCACCGATCACGCCCAGGACCTGCTGGGCGACATGGTGTTCGTCGAACTGCCGGAGGTCGGCAGTGCGGTCAGCGCCGGCCAGGAGTGCGCGGTGGTCGAATCCGTCAAGGCGGCCTCCGACGTCTACAGCCCGGTCGCCGGCGAGGTGGTCGAGGTCAACGAACTGCTGGCGGACAACCCGGATCTGGTCAACAAGGATCCCTACGGTGAAGGCTGGATCATGCGCATCCAGCTCGACGGCGCCGAGGGCGGTAACCTGATCGACGCCGAAGACTACAGCGCCTTCATCACCGAGGAAGACGAATAA
- a CDS encoding class 1 fructose-bisphosphatase produces the protein MQLGETITQFITQEQRRAGGTGDFTAVLNDTLTACKAIANAVNKGALVGVLGSAEKENVQGETQKKLDVISNMMMIKSNEWGGHLAGMASEEMDDVYPIPDGYPVGKYLLVFDPLDGSSNIDVNISVGTIFSILRCPEGVTKPTAKDFLQPGTRQICAGYALYGPATMLVMTTGQGVNGFTLDRNVGEFLLTHTNMRIPETTREFAINASNGRFWEPPVKRYIDECLAGKEGPRKENFNMRWVASMVAEVHRILTRGGIFLYPKDTKDPTKEGRLRLMYEANPMSFIVEQAGGVSTTGRERIMDIQPRDLHQRVPVILGSKQEVERVTGYHREVR, from the coding sequence ATGCAATTAGGCGAGACGATCACACAATTCATCACCCAGGAACAGCGGCGTGCGGGCGGCACGGGCGATTTCACCGCCGTGCTCAACGACACCCTGACGGCGTGCAAGGCGATCGCCAACGCCGTGAACAAGGGGGCGCTGGTCGGCGTGCTCGGCAGCGCCGAGAAGGAGAACGTGCAGGGCGAGACCCAGAAGAAGCTCGACGTCATCTCCAATATGATGATGATCAAGAGCAACGAGTGGGGCGGCCACCTTGCCGGCATGGCCTCCGAGGAGATGGACGACGTCTATCCGATCCCGGACGGCTACCCGGTCGGCAAGTACCTGCTGGTGTTCGATCCGCTCGACGGCTCGTCCAACATCGACGTCAATATCTCGGTCGGTACCATCTTCTCGATCCTGCGCTGCCCCGAGGGCGTGACCAAGCCGACGGCGAAGGACTTCCTGCAGCCGGGCACGCGCCAGATCTGCGCCGGCTACGCGCTCTACGGCCCCGCCACCATGCTGGTGATGACCACCGGCCAGGGCGTCAACGGCTTCACCCTCGACCGCAACGTCGGCGAGTTCCTCCTCACGCACACCAATATGCGCATCCCGGAGACCACGCGCGAGTTCGCCATCAACGCCTCCAACGGCCGTTTCTGGGAGCCGCCGGTCAAGCGCTACATCGACGAGTGCCTGGCCGGCAAGGAAGGGCCCCGCAAGGAGAACTTCAACATGCGCTGGGTCGCCTCCATGGTGGCCGAGGTGCACCGCATCCTGACCCGCGGCGGCATCTTCCTCTATCCCAAGGACACCAAGGACCCGACGAAGGAAGGCCGCCTGCGCCTGATGTACGAGGCCAATCCGATGTCCTTCATCGTCGAGCAGGCGGGCGGCGTCAGCACCACCGGCCGCGAGCGCATCATGGATATCCAGCCGCGCGATCTGCACCAGCGCGTCCCGGTGATCCTCGGCTCGAAGCAGGAAGTCGAGCGCGTGACGGGCTATCACAGAGAGGTGCGGTGA